GAGTTCTCATTTGTCCGAGTGAGTTCCATAATTATTTATAAGTCCACCAACCAAGGTGCTCCTCAACTCTATGAATCAAGCTTTCAGAGCAGCTATTCACGGCACATTAACTCTCGGTAAATCAGAAAAGACAAAACCTCCCAAAAAAATAATATCTTTAATTATAGGGGAATCAGTCGGATGAATAATCCTTCAAAGTTTTCTCCTAAAAGAGTTAATCTCCTTCCAGACTTATCTTTTGAGACAGATACCTTACAAGGAGTATCCTTgagatggttttttttttttttatgtttataaaataaTGGAGTTTGAAATGGGTGAATCTGGTGCAGTTTGTTTGCACTTTTTTGTTGCTGCTGCTGTTACGAGACATGCGAATGCTGTTGTTGCTGTGGTTAGAATTTTTATACATCATCCAATCCAAGTCCAAGAAGCTCGCAATTTGTTCTCGAGAGGCAATCCTTCAAATAAATTCTCCTTCCTCCACACtaatagcttcaatctgtttgTTGTGTATTTCaactctcaatttcttttctggatcttgaatttttttaatttttttgcacATTGTTTTACCTACTGATTTtcattgaattttattttgttataaaataattttagatttGGTACATTAATGATTGAAATAATATAAACGTAACTGTTGACTCTTTtgcaattttttatttgttttaatatgccTCCTATTCTACAAATTTAAGCttataaatagattttttttcacCCTAAAAAATTAGCCCATAACacattcaaatattaatttttacaaGTTTTAGATTTAGTTTTATCACCATCTCTTGTattctttctttttgttgttttagtaaaacTATTTTTGTccgtaattttttattctttttgaaagaattttttcacataaaatatttatgtttgattatttcaattttttcattattttacttattcctTGCTTAAACTGAATTTATCCTCAACATATGCattgttagaaaataatttaattaaaaattttctaatatcTAAtaaattaaggattttaataagttattttttgaatttttttattagttttttgcAAAAGTTTTGAACCCAGCTATGTAACATTTTACAACTTTAGGTACAAAACTCAaggataaataaatatttaatctttttatacttttaaatataatttattttaaaaaaataaccaaatgaCGACAATATCCTACAACCTAAAGAACATTATAGCAAGAAGTTGACCTTACGTTTAAGCCGTTTTACAAATTTCTCATTCTCTTACAAACATTACAATTAAACACAGTTAATCTATCTGTCACGGCAGATGATtaataagacaaaaaaaaattacagttACTGGAAGAACCCTAAACAAAGATTTTGAAGCTCTAAAATTATGTTAGAATTCAAACCACCTGAAAATTGTGTTTTCTTTTTATCTGTTAGCAGTCCCCCTTTGTAAGTCGCCCTTTAAAACAGTGTTTCAAGCAGTTTCGGAGATCTTAAGGCTGCCACGGATTTAAACTGGTATCAACAACAAACCTCATTAGTTAACATATAGGAGAATGAAATGTTGTTTACAGCTCTCGTATCAACTATGCTACTCGGATTCAAATATGGGTATTTTGAGAGAGATACGATTATATAGAAAAATGGAAGAATTACCTTTTGTTGCCTATATTTCATGCGAATAGCACTTAGAGGACAACCTTTGGTGTTCAACTGTAAATCTTGCAATGCAATAACTGTGGTTTTCAGATCAGATTGATTATAAGCCGTATAGTGTTCAAGAGTTGAATTCTGCACAAAAATGAGAACTTAATATGAATAAAGTTACTCTAAAATTCGGTTAAAAGGCCAAAATAGAACTTTTAATGAATAACTCACTTTACTacttaaacataataaaatatttaaaaatgtattaatacgtttttataattaaactcaAGGGTAAACTATCAGAATAatacttttgtttaccttaaattacattttagtcacatACATTATCGTATTGTAACATTTTAACCATTAAGCGTTAATTGTCATTAATGGTATAATAaagtggcacgttaaatcatcatttcatacaaaaatttaggttaaattatacagttggttactatattttttttcattttaagcaatttaattttttttcttttacgttaaaagagatggagaagaaagaaaaaaattgcttaaaacgaaaaaatatagtgaccaattgtataatttaacctaaatttttttgttaaaataatgatttaacctGTCCCGTCAGCTTACTATTACATACACCGTTAACAGTAGTTTACGCTACAACACGTTAATGTAACctaaggaaaacaaaaaaaattattttaataatttaaccttaaatttaaataaaaatatatgttaaatcatttaaattaaattgttgaCCCAAGCCAACCGAGTTGGACAGATTATGCCCAAAACATTACAAAAAATTTTCAGTGTTTTCTTCAAAAGAATTGAACCGACTTATCTGATACGGTTTTTTAATCACGGCAAATGAAGAGGAAAAGAATGGCTGACCCATGGGTGAGATGACTGATCCAAAGTCCATCTGGCAAGAAATACAGCAGAGGCAGCCACGATTGAAGGAACAAAATTCAAGAATTCATAGTCAATTAATGTCAGTTCCGCTAGATAATTTGCCAAGTACTCCATTTCTATGCTGGGGCTCtgcatttgataaattaaacTCAAGTcatatgtttaaaaaaaagaaaattgataatATAACTCGAGTTATCAACCGAGTCAAATTCAAGCTTGAAATTGGCTCTACCCTGAATTGAGACTTGTTCTATTTCCTAGTTGGTATTACCTTGTAAGAGGCTTGTGCTGCTCTTAAGAATCTCCTGAAAAAACCCAGAAATTTATGCAAGAAAATaagatttaggaaaaattaagggtaaaaacacCTTTTCGGTCCCTCTTAATTTTGTATTGAGCAAGGTGATCCCTCTTAAAATTTTGAAGCAATTTAATCCcgttaatttcaaaagtaaacaCTAAGGACAATTAATCCCATAAATGTGTAAACTTAGCGGGTTAAATTTGttatagtaataaaaatatatataactggCCAAAACATTACCATTATGAATAATTGACTTTAGTTACTCACTTTTGAAAttaacaaggattaaattgttctGATTTTCTCGAAAGGACTAATTGCTCAATACTGAAATTGAGAGAAACCAAATATGTCATATTTCAAGAATACATTGGGATATATCTGGATTGAACTGAAATAAATTACCTGAGAAACGTTTTTGCAGTAGGTGCAAATATTTGAAAACCAAAATACTTCAATACTTTAGTCTCCATTTTTAGCACCTGCAAACAATAACCAGAAATAGTAAGAATAATGTAGTAGTCCGTATCTTTAACTTCAGTAGGCTCGTGTTTTCTCTATGTTACTTGAATTCGGAGAATCGGGTATACAGTTACATGTGACCCGTATTTGGATATACGTTGATTTAAATGTCGGATAAGGAAACTTGAAGAACAAGGCACTTAAAAAACTACATGCAAAACAATACCTCTTCTTTAGTGTAAGTGTTGTCTGTGATGAAGCAGAACTCCTCGACACGAGGTGCACATATTTCTTCGTACTTGCTTCAAGTTCAAAGAGAATATCGATGTTAGAATCACGATAGGAAAGCAAATGCAGATGTTATTTTATGATGACTATGGTACTCGGATTTGGGTATAAGTTTCGGTTTTTGGGTGTATGGAGAGTCATATATCCCAAAATCCACATCCAAATATGTGTCCGATAAAAAAATGAAGATTCGAAACAATGTAGATGCAAAAGCTTACGAGGCTATTAGCATGCAAGTGATCCCAAGAAGTTGAAGTCTTTGTCTTTCAATGTAATTTTTAGAGAGAAACCAATCAATGAGATGCACTGTGAGGTAAAGTGAGTCAGGCACCAACTTATATTCTTCAGATACCTGAAACCATTGATCACGATGTGAGCATGATATACAAGTATGTACACGTATAAATGTCAAACACGAGcatgttaagaaaaatgaagagtagGAACAACATAATCtgtttttaagtgattaaacagtTTTAAACTGACCTCCACAAGCCAATCAACCAAAATTCCCCGCATGCTTTGAGTGATATCCTGCTGTATCGTCTCCATAAAATTAGGATATGGCCTGCGGACGAGCTGAAGAACAAAAGTGCTTTAACCAAATGCAAAGATCAAAAGTTCAACCTAAGGATTCGGGTACAAATGAAGTCATAATAGGACCAAGAATTGCTATATGCACCATGAGATGGATGCATACACTGTATGCACCCCAAGTAAGTTACACAGGTTCGGGTATGAGTGTTGGATACATGTATTTGGAGGTCAAATCCCCATATAGATGAGTTTGATGCAAGTGTTGGACATTGGTACTTCAAGAATAATAGTCATAGTAACTTAGCTCCCAAGTCTCACAATTTAGACATAGATTGAGACAGTAATCATGTTACTAATTTTAATGATCAAGGGAATGAAATCCATTAGTTCTTTAGTAGAACTGAGAGGGGCATTAACTCGAAATGGGAACATCAAAGTGAAACAAAGGTAAGAATGACATGCATAGCACATACCTCAGCAACACGCAAGTTATTATAGATTTCAGGGGAATAGAGGCTGCACAGTTGAGGGTCCTTCTTATCCGAATCAATGTCGACAAAATCCGGGTAGCTAGGTGTTATCGACGTCCCAGAAAAGCTAAATTTCCCTGCAGTAACCATTTCAAAAATGTCAGTATTTGCAGCCACAAAGCAAGAAATGCAATGTACATATTGCTAGAAATGGATATTCGGGGTTGGCTAACAGAACAAAGCCGCAGATGCATTTACATCAGGTAAACGAATCCTCCTTCAACCATGGCTTTTCAGGTATCTCCTTCAACATTTTACCCTATACAATGTCGATTTACTTAATTGTGGACAAACCTCCAGAAAATGGTTCTCTTATCTAGGAGATGAACATCTACATTTCTAACTCTGCCCTTCCTAATCTTTAGAGCTATAGATAATACAATGAACTAAAACACTTAATTTATAAGGCTAGCTTTTGTGTATTGATTGGCATTATAGATGTCCTTACTCCCATGCTAACAGAACTTAATGTGTATGCATCCTTGCATATGACCTTTACCATTAACTTTGGATGTAAGGGTGAAGGAGAAAGCTAACCATTTCTTCGAGGACGACTTTGGGATTTTGAAGGCATTGCTGAACTTCGATTTGAAAGCCAACGGTAAAACACACCTTCATTTGTGCTATTTAACGGAAGAGTAGCATCCTCTTTCAAATTAACCGAGCATGTAACTTCTAATTTAGGTTCAATTTTTGCAAGCCCTTGCTTGTCTTCTTTTTGTAAGTTGGCTCGAGTTGGCTGGACTTGTGCTGCCACATCCGGTGCCACTTTAGACGAATTAGCTGCCCCTTTCCTAGCCTGCTTGTTGCTCTTAGCCTGGCAGTATTGAAGTTGTAAATCTCAAGTAATAGGTGAAACTATAAACAGTATCCAAGCAGATACGGATCAAATACGCATATCGTAACATTTCTAAAGAACTATACATATATAAGACCACAGCTAAAGTGATAGTATAATCAAGGATGGAATGTCAACCTGGATTTTGGTTGCATTAATGCAACTCTTATATGAATTATTGCAGCAAACATTTGTGACATCTTGAAGAACAGCTCTCTTCTTATGCTGAAGACCAGCATTGTGGTTTTCATCCAAGGCCGATCTTTTTGTGTTGGCTCGTGAAACCCGTTTCTGATCTGGTTGCTTAGGTGCATTGAGAGACGGCAACTGTCCGGAAGCACGCAATGTAGCTGCTCGAGCACGTGTGATTCGACCGTTAAGTGCACCAACATTAGCGGAAACTCCGTTTTCTTTCCTCATATTTACAATTTCCGGAAAATTCACAACACAGAGCAGTAA
This window of the Gossypium hirsutum isolate 1008001.06 chromosome A09, Gossypium_hirsutum_v2.1, whole genome shotgun sequence genome carries:
- the LOC107891686 gene encoding cyclin-A2-4 isoform X1, with protein sequence MFHFCRFILLLCVVNFPEIVNMRKENGVSANVGALNGRITRARAATLRASGQLPSLNAPKQPDQKRVSRANTKRSALDENHNAGLQHKKRAVLQDVTNVCCNNSYKSCINATKIQAKSNKQARKGAANSSKVAPDVAAQVQPTRANLQKEDKQGLAKIEPKLEVTCSVNLKEDATLPLNSTNEGVFYRWLSNRSSAMPSKSQSRPRRNGKFSFSGTSITPSYPDFVDIDSDKKDPQLCSLYSPEIYNNLRVAELVRRPYPNFMETIQQDITQSMRGILVDWLVEVSEEYKLVPDSLYLTVHLIDWFLSKNYIERQRLQLLGITCMLIASKYEEICAPRVEEFCFITDNTYTKEEVLKMETKVLKYFGFQIFAPTAKTFLRRFLRAAQASYKSPSIEMEYLANYLAELTLIDYEFLNFVPSIVAASAVFLARWTLDQSSHPWNSTLEHYTAYNQSDLKTTVIALQDLQLNTKGCPLSAIRMKYRQQKFKSVAALRSPKLLETLF
- the LOC107891686 gene encoding cyclin-A2-4 isoform X2, with product MRKENGVSANVGALNGRITRARAATLRASGQLPSLNAPKQPDQKRVSRANTKRSALDENHNAGLQHKKRAVLQDVTNVCCNNSYKSCINATKIQAKSNKQARKGAANSSKVAPDVAAQVQPTRANLQKEDKQGLAKIEPKLEVTCSVNLKEDATLPLNSTNEGVFYRWLSNRSSAMPSKSQSRPRRNGKFSFSGTSITPSYPDFVDIDSDKKDPQLCSLYSPEIYNNLRVAELVRRPYPNFMETIQQDITQSMRGILVDWLVEVSEEYKLVPDSLYLTVHLIDWFLSKNYIERQRLQLLGITCMLIASKYEEICAPRVEEFCFITDNTYTKEEVLKMETKVLKYFGFQIFAPTAKTFLRRFLRAAQASYKSPSIEMEYLANYLAELTLIDYEFLNFVPSIVAASAVFLARWTLDQSSHPWNSTLEHYTAYNQSDLKTTVIALQDLQLNTKGCPLSAIRMKYRQQKFKSVAALRSPKLLETLF